In Oscillospiraceae bacterium, one DNA window encodes the following:
- a CDS encoding lipoate--protein ligase: MIYIETDSVDPYENFALESYLLTEKRLAETVFLFWRTRPTVMLGRHQNIYREVNLPYVRARGVHLVRRLSGGGTIYTDMGGWQFSFIEPAAARGISFQRYTQLVAGALRGLGVDVRFTGRNDLMVDGKKCSGNAQYVTRGYVLHHGSLLFDTDIAEMEACTAVDGGKIQTKGIRSVRERVMNLSTCLSAMDAPAFKEAMVAGILQDGGVCALTEEDRVRVQKETEHFRDREKIYGRSPACRIVRSERLAGGVLEAHVDVTGETITKLALCGDFFSAVDVDGLCQTLVGCKYDKANLLARLRATGFADALYNIAPEEVARVVAGG, from the coding sequence TTGATCTACATAGAGACGGACAGTGTGGACCCGTATGAGAACTTCGCGCTGGAATCGTACCTGCTGACGGAGAAACGGCTGGCGGAGACAGTCTTTCTCTTTTGGCGCACACGGCCTACCGTTATGCTGGGTCGTCACCAGAACATTTACCGGGAGGTCAACCTGCCCTATGTGCGGGCGCGCGGCGTGCACCTGGTGCGCCGCCTCTCGGGCGGCGGAACCATTTACACCGACATGGGCGGCTGGCAGTTCAGCTTCATCGAGCCGGCCGCCGCGCGGGGCATCTCGTTTCAGCGGTATACGCAGCTGGTGGCCGGCGCGCTGCGCGGTCTGGGGGTGGACGTGCGCTTCACTGGACGCAACGACCTGATGGTGGACGGGAAAAAATGTTCCGGCAACGCCCAGTACGTCACCAGAGGCTATGTATTGCACCACGGCTCGCTCCTCTTTGACACCGACATTGCGGAGATGGAGGCGTGCACGGCGGTGGACGGGGGTAAGATACAGACCAAAGGAATCCGCTCGGTGCGTGAGCGGGTGATGAATCTCTCGACCTGTCTGTCTGCCATGGACGCGCCGGCATTTAAAGAGGCGATGGTTGCCGGAATTCTGCAGGACGGCGGGGTTTGCGCGCTGACAGAGGAGGACCGGGTGCGCGTTCAGAAGGAGACCGAGCATTTTCGGGACCGCGAGAAGATCTATGGACGTTCACCGGCGTGCCGGATTGTTCGGTCCGAACGCCTTGCGGGGGGGGTCCTTGAGGCCCATGTCGATGTGACGGGCGAGACGATCACGAAGCTCGCCCTGTGCGGGGATTTTTTCAGCGCGGTGGATGTGGACGGTTTGTGCCAGACGCTGGTCGGGTGCAAATACGACAAGGCGAACCTGTTGGCCCGATTGCGGGCGACAGGCTTTGCCGATGCACTGTACAACATCGCGCCCGAAGAAGTTGCCCGTGTGGTGGCAGGAGGGTGA
- a CDS encoding class II aldolase/adducin family protein, producing MDREIFWETHRRALAAFADMSARIGRPEHVQGGGGNTSVKLSDGLMAVKASGFRLDDITPRRGYALLRYPPVAAFYEETDPAALGDEAEPRGAGVAKAHTVTWEGETPLRPSVEAGAHALLDTYVAHTHTVYANLACCAQRPEEILREALADIPYCFVPYVDPGARLSFAIRRAVAHNPAGQHLIFLQNHGLIASGPTASEALCRHEAVCAALKNWFRAPDYPAVSLQEEGENLYRSATPFLAAHRKDYGRARLMESCLYPDQLVYLAHQPEEVLAGVYRMGKTEALALEELLTAVVYLYETADARGIRLVPMSDAAKQFIDGWESEAYRKSVARDTHGGDGRPNRRN from the coding sequence ATGGACAGAGAGATCTTTTGGGAGACGCACCGGCGCGCGCTCGCCGCATTTGCCGACATGTCGGCGCGGATCGGCCGGCCGGAACATGTCCAGGGCGGTGGTGGTAATACCTCTGTCAAACTGTCCGACGGGCTGATGGCGGTCAAGGCCTCCGGGTTTCGTCTGGACGACATCACGCCCCGGCGGGGCTACGCCCTGCTGCGCTATCCGCCGGTGGCGGCGTTTTATGAGGAGACGGATCCGGCCGCGTTGGGGGACGAGGCGGAGCCGCGCGGCGCCGGCGTGGCCAAGGCGCACACCGTGACGTGGGAGGGCGAAACGCCCCTGCGGCCGTCGGTGGAGGCCGGTGCGCACGCTCTGCTCGACACCTATGTGGCGCACACGCACACGGTGTATGCGAATCTGGCGTGCTGCGCGCAGCGGCCCGAAGAGATTTTGCGCGAGGCGCTGGCAGACATCCCCTATTGTTTTGTTCCCTATGTGGACCCCGGCGCGCGGCTCTCGTTTGCCATCCGCCGGGCCGTGGCGCACAACCCGGCGGGGCAGCATCTGATCTTTTTGCAAAATCACGGGTTGATCGCCTCGGGGCCGACGGCGTCGGAGGCGTTGTGTCGGCACGAGGCGGTCTGCGCGGCGTTAAAAAACTGGTTCCGGGCGCCGGACTACCCGGCCGTCTCTCTCCAAGAGGAGGGGGAAAATCTCTACCGGTCCGCCACGCCGTTCCTCGCGGCGCACCGGAAAGATTACGGCCGTGCCCGGCTCATGGAGAGCTGCCTGTATCCGGATCAGCTTGTCTACCTCGCCCATCAGCCGGAGGAGGTGTTGGCGGGGGTGTATCGGATGGGGAAGACGGAGGCTCTGGCGCTGGAAGAACTGCTGACGGCCGTCGTCTACCTCTATGAGACGGCCGACGCCCGGGGTATCCGGCTTGTCCCGATGAGTGACGCGGCCAAGCAGTTCATCGACGGTTGGGAGAGCGAGGCATACCGGAAGTCGGTGGCCCGAGACACGCACGGAGGCGATGGGCGCCCAAACAGGAGGAATTGA
- a CDS encoding AraC family transcriptional regulator, whose amino-acid sequence MDFKLLTKLGRVTQEEQRLRSGEAIDRSIYSSSSNFVILSDKMIESGKLIAFRPHTRFADFPEHTHNYVEIMYMCSGSTRHMLNGRLPIHLKDGELLFLNQYVSHSIKRAEFWDVAINFLVLPKFFNTTFEMIGSHNVLGRFLAGCLQHESSDIDYLHFVVSDIQPIQNLMENLVWSILERQPNNRRITEVTMGLLFLQLLNYTGRLAFPDKQTDNSLVLNVLQEIEENYHMTSLTAMAEAYHVSLAYLSSLVKKSTGSTFRELLRQKRLTKAADLLKTTDLSIHAIISLVGYENSSYFYHAFYRQFGMDPKTYRSQVM is encoded by the coding sequence ATGGATTTTAAATTGCTGACGAAACTGGGCCGGGTCACTCAGGAGGAACAGCGATTGCGGAGCGGCGAGGCCATCGACCGCTCGATCTATTCCTCCAGCAGCAATTTTGTCATTTTGAGTGACAAGATGATCGAGAGCGGGAAGCTGATTGCCTTTCGGCCTCATACCCGTTTCGCGGATTTTCCTGAGCACACGCACAATTATGTCGAGATCATGTACATGTGCAGCGGGAGTACAAGACACATGTTGAACGGGCGTCTGCCCATCCACCTCAAAGATGGGGAACTGCTGTTTCTCAACCAATATGTCTCCCACTCTATCAAACGGGCCGAGTTTTGGGATGTGGCGATCAACTTTCTCGTACTGCCGAAGTTTTTCAACACGACGTTTGAGATGATTGGCTCTCATAACGTGCTGGGTCGGTTTTTGGCCGGTTGTCTGCAGCATGAGAGCAGCGACATCGACTACCTGCACTTTGTGGTGTCCGACATCCAGCCTATCCAAAATCTCATGGAAAATCTGGTGTGGAGCATTTTGGAACGGCAGCCGAACAACCGCCGCATCACGGAAGTCACGATGGGCTTGCTCTTTTTGCAGCTGCTGAACTATACAGGGCGGCTCGCCTTCCCCGACAAGCAGACGGACAACAGTCTTGTGCTGAATGTGTTGCAGGAGATCGAAGAAAATTACCATATGACATCCCTCACGGCGATGGCGGAGGCCTATCACGTCTCGCTGGCGTACCTCAGTTCCCTGGTGAAGAAGTCAACCGGCTCAACGTTTCGGGAATTATTGCGCCAGAAGCGTCTGACCAAGGCAGCCGACCTGCTGAAGACGACGGATCTGTCGATTCACGCCATCATCTCTCTGGTCGGCTACGAGAACAGCAGCTACTTTTATCACGCGTTCTACCGGCAGTTTGGTATGGACCCAAAAACGTACCGCAGCCAGGTCATGTAG
- a CDS encoding L-rhamnose isomerase: MSEYLKAKDAYAGVGVDTEAALRTLSDTAISIHCWQGDDVIGFEHTGGVLSGGIQTTGQYPGRARNPEELMADFDKAASLIPGKKRINLHANYAIFDGAQADRDALQPEHFAQWVDFARARGLGIDFNPTFFSHPMVRENLTLSSPDRAVRDYWVRHGVACRRIASHIAGALGMPVLNNIWVPDGYKDTPADRLGPRLRLRESLDRIFEEPLPGVVDSVESKVFGIGLEAYTVGSSEFCIGYAAGRPGVYNLLDSGHYHPTEMISDKISSMLTFFDKLPLHVSRPVRWDSDHVVRLDDEVREIAREIVRNDALERVLIGLDFFDASINRIAAWVIGTRNMQKALLLALLEPAGYLRTLQEENRFTELLMLQEELKTFPFGAVWDEWCTRSRVPVGAAWFSEVQAYEQTVLRKRG; the protein is encoded by the coding sequence ATGAGTGAATATTTGAAGGCAAAGGATGCCTACGCCGGCGTAGGCGTAGACACCGAGGCGGCACTGCGGACATTGTCGGACACGGCCATCAGCATCCACTGCTGGCAGGGGGACGACGTCATCGGATTTGAACATACCGGAGGCGTGCTGTCGGGCGGCATCCAGACCACGGGGCAGTATCCGGGCAGGGCTCGGAACCCGGAAGAGCTGATGGCCGACTTCGACAAGGCCGCCTCCTTGATTCCGGGGAAGAAGCGGATCAACCTGCACGCGAACTATGCGATTTTCGACGGCGCGCAGGCAGACAGGGACGCGCTGCAGCCGGAACACTTTGCGCAGTGGGTGGATTTTGCCCGTGCGCGCGGCCTCGGAATCGATTTCAACCCCACCTTCTTCAGCCACCCCATGGTGCGGGAGAACCTCACGCTGTCCAGTCCGGACAGGGCGGTGCGCGACTATTGGGTGCGGCATGGCGTCGCCTGCCGCCGCATCGCGTCCCACATCGCGGGGGCGTTGGGTATGCCAGTGCTCAACAACATCTGGGTACCGGACGGATACAAGGACACCCCCGCCGATCGGTTGGGGCCGCGCCTGCGGCTGCGGGAGAGCTTGGACCGTATCTTTGAGGAGCCCCTGCCGGGCGTCGTCGACAGCGTGGAGAGCAAGGTGTTCGGCATCGGTCTGGAGGCGTACACAGTGGGCAGCAGTGAGTTCTGCATCGGCTACGCCGCCGGCCGGCCGGGTGTGTACAACTTGCTTGACAGCGGGCATTATCATCCGACGGAGATGATCAGCGACAAGATCTCCAGCATGCTCACCTTTTTCGACAAGCTGCCGCTCCATGTGAGCCGGCCGGTGCGCTGGGACTCCGACCATGTGGTGCGGCTGGACGACGAAGTGCGGGAAATCGCCAGAGAGATCGTGCGCAACGACGCGCTGGAGCGGGTCCTGATTGGTCTCGACTTCTTCGACGCGTCCATCAACCGAATCGCGGCCTGGGTCATCGGCACGCGCAATATGCAAAAGGCGTTGCTGCTGGCCTTGTTGGAGCCGGCCGGATACCTGCGGACGCTCCAGGAGGAGAACCGTTTTACGGAGCTCCTGATGCTTCAAGAGGAGCTGAAGACATTCCCGTTCGGAGCGGTGTGGGACGAGTGGTGCACGCGCAGCCGGGTGCCGGTGGGTGCCGCTTGGTTCTCGGAAGTGCAAGCGTACGAACAGACAGTGTTGCGCAAAAGGGGGTAG
- a CDS encoding zinc-binding dehydrogenase yields MRTRAVRLYGADDLRLEAFDLPAIRDDEILVRVISDSICMSTYKLLRQGKAHKRCPPNVDTNPIIIGHEFAGDIVAVGEKWRREFRPGEKFAQQPALNYRGKLDSPGYSYEYCGGAATYCIMPNEAMELGCLLHYGGDAYYDASLGEPMSCIIGGYKMMYHTNKQNYDHAMGVKPGGDMLVLGGCGPMGLGALEYPLCLAQKPARMVVADADEGRIERAKRLISPQTARAHGVELIYVNALRPEGSAENLRALTSGRGYDDVFVYAPVRTLAEMGDALLAFDGCMNFFAGPSDPGFKALINLYNCHYTSTHILGNTGGNTDDMKEALALSAAERLRPSVMVSHICGIDAVAGVTARLPEIHAGKILSYTHIDLPLTAIDDFGKLGGDNPLFAKLHESCAAHSGLWNSEAEQILLAHFHVKLS; encoded by the coding sequence ATGAGAACAAGAGCAGTGCGTCTGTATGGCGCGGACGACCTGAGACTGGAGGCGTTTGACCTACCGGCGATCCGAGACGACGAGATCCTGGTCAGGGTCATCAGCGACAGCATCTGTATGTCCACCTATAAGCTGCTGCGGCAGGGCAAGGCCCACAAGCGCTGCCCACCCAATGTAGATACAAACCCCATCATCATCGGCCACGAATTTGCGGGCGACATCGTGGCAGTGGGGGAGAAGTGGCGGCGCGAATTCAGGCCGGGCGAGAAATTTGCCCAGCAGCCGGCGCTGAACTACCGGGGTAAGTTGGACTCCCCGGGCTACTCCTACGAATACTGCGGCGGGGCCGCCACCTATTGCATCATGCCGAACGAGGCAATGGAATTGGGCTGTCTGCTGCACTACGGCGGCGACGCCTACTACGACGCGTCCCTCGGCGAGCCCATGAGCTGTATCATCGGCGGGTACAAGATGATGTACCACACGAACAAACAAAATTACGACCATGCGATGGGCGTCAAACCCGGGGGCGACATGCTGGTGCTGGGTGGTTGCGGCCCGATGGGGCTGGGCGCGTTGGAGTACCCGCTGTGCCTGGCGCAAAAGCCGGCCCGGATGGTGGTCGCCGATGCGGACGAGGGCCGCATCGAGCGAGCCAAACGGCTTATTTCCCCACAGACGGCTCGGGCACACGGCGTGGAGCTGATCTATGTGAATGCGCTGCGACCGGAAGGCAGCGCCGAGAATCTGCGGGCGCTGACCAGCGGCCGCGGCTACGACGACGTATTTGTGTACGCGCCCGTTCGGACACTGGCGGAGATGGGCGACGCGCTGCTGGCCTTCGACGGCTGTATGAATTTCTTTGCCGGTCCCTCCGATCCCGGCTTCAAGGCCTTGATCAATCTGTACAACTGCCACTACACGAGCACCCATATCCTGGGCAATACCGGCGGCAACACCGACGACATGAAGGAGGCGCTGGCGCTGTCCGCCGCGGAGCGGCTGCGCCCCTCGGTGATGGTCTCCCACATCTGTGGCATCGACGCCGTCGCCGGGGTGACGGCCCGCCTGCCGGAGATCCACGCCGGCAAGATCCTCAGCTACACCCATATCGATTTGCCTCTTACGGCCATCGACGATTTTGGAAAGCTGGGCGGGGACAACCCCCTGTTTGCCAAGTTGCACGAGAGCTGCGCCGCCCACAGCGGCCTCTGGAACAGCGAAGCGGAACAGATTCTTTTGGCGCATTTCCACGTGAAGCTGAGCTGA
- the lipA gene encoding lipoyl synthase, whose protein sequence is MTQGKPDWIRSVYRPQATAEIRALMAQQGLHTVCDEANCPNLGACYGRRTATFMLLGNLCTRDCRFCNVVHGVPAPPDPEEPRRLAETARALQLRHVVVTSVTRDDLTDGGASQFAATVRALRAADPDITVELLVPDFGGQIRDLDTVLAARPDVLNHNLETVRALYSAVRPGADYARSLALLTHAKRHCPGVRTKSGLMVGLGETEQQMAEAMDDLRAAGCDILTVGQYLRPSERHLAVQAYVSPAQFEDYRRMAEDKGFAYVVSGPLVRSSYRAEEALRGQEALS, encoded by the coding sequence ATGACACAGGGCAAACCGGATTGGATCCGTTCTGTCTACAGGCCGCAGGCCACGGCGGAGATCCGCGCCCTCATGGCACAGCAGGGTTTGCACACGGTGTGCGACGAGGCCAACTGCCCCAATTTGGGGGCTTGCTACGGGCGGCGGACAGCCACTTTTATGCTCCTCGGCAATCTGTGCACGCGTGACTGCCGATTTTGCAACGTTGTCCACGGCGTCCCCGCGCCGCCGGACCCGGAGGAGCCGCGTCGTCTGGCGGAGACGGCGCGTGCACTGCAGCTCAGGCATGTGGTGGTGACGAGCGTCACGCGGGACGATCTCACGGACGGAGGGGCGTCGCAGTTTGCCGCTACGGTCCGCGCCCTGCGCGCGGCGGACCCGGACATAACGGTGGAGCTGTTGGTGCCGGATTTTGGAGGGCAGATACGGGACTTAGATACTGTTTTGGCAGCGCGGCCCGATGTGCTGAACCACAACCTTGAAACAGTGCGGGCCCTGTACTCGGCGGTGCGTCCCGGTGCGGACTACGCGCGCTCCCTCGCATTGCTGACCCATGCCAAGCGGCACTGCCCCGGGGTGCGCACGAAGTCCGGTCTCATGGTCGGATTGGGGGAGACCGAGCAGCAGATGGCCGAGGCGATGGACGACCTGCGGGCGGCCGGTTGCGATATCCTCACGGTGGGGCAGTATCTGCGTCCCTCCGAGCGGCATCTGGCGGTGCAGGCCTATGTGTCCCCCGCACAGTTTGAAGACTACCGGCGCATGGCCGAAGACAAGGGCTTTGCCTATGTCGTCAGCGGGCCGCTGGTGCGCAGCTCTTACCGCGCGGAGGAAGCGCTGCGAGGGCAGGAGGCGCTGTCTTGA